Proteins encoded by one window of Streptomyces sp. NBC_01477:
- the rplO gene encoding 50S ribosomal protein L15, whose amino-acid sequence MGDNPIKLHNLRPAPGAKTAKTRVGRGEASKGKTAGRGTKGTKARYQVPERFEGGQMPLHMRLPKLKGFKNPFRTEYQVVNLDKLATLYPEGGEVTVADLVAKGAVRKNQLVKVLGTGEVSVALTVTVDAVSGSAKEKIAAAGGTVTELV is encoded by the coding sequence ATGGGTGACAACCCGATCAAGCTCCACAACCTCCGTCCCGCTCCGGGCGCCAAGACCGCCAAGACCCGTGTGGGTCGCGGCGAGGCGTCCAAGGGCAAGACGGCCGGTCGTGGCACCAAGGGCACCAAGGCCCGCTACCAGGTTCCGGAGCGCTTCGAGGGCGGGCAGATGCCCCTCCACATGCGGCTCCCGAAGCTCAAGGGCTTCAAGAACCCGTTCCGCACCGAGTACCAGGTCGTCAACCTGGACAAGCTCGCGACCCTCTACCCGGAGGGTGGCGAGGTGACGGTGGCCGACCTGGTCGCCAAGGGTGCGGTACGCAAGAACCAGCTCGTCAAGGTGCTCGGCACCGGCGAGGTCTCCGTGGCGCTGACGGTGACCGTTGACGCGGTCTCCGGCTCCGCCAAGGAGAAGATCGCCGCCGCCGGCGGCACCGTCACCGAGCTCGTCTGA
- the rpmD gene encoding 50S ribosomal protein L30 — translation MARLKVTQTKSYIGSKQNHRDTLRSLGLKRLHDVVVKEDRPEIRGMVHTVRHLVTVEEVD, via the coding sequence ATGGCGCGTCTGAAGGTCACACAGACCAAGTCCTACATCGGCAGCAAGCAGAACCACCGTGACACGCTGCGGTCGCTCGGGCTCAAGCGCCTGCACGACGTCGTGGTCAAGGAGGACCGCCCGGAGATCCGCGGCATGGTCCACACCGTCCGCCACCTCGTCACGGTCGAGGAGGTCGACTGA